The following proteins are co-located in the Pseudomonas antarctica genome:
- the aspS gene encoding aspartate--tRNA ligase: MMRSHYCGQLNETLEGQEITLCGWVHRRRDHGGVIFLDIRDRDGLAQVVFDPDRAESFAAADRVRSEYVVKITGKVRLRPAGAVNANMASGAIEVLGYELEVLNESETPPFPLNEYSDVGEETRLRYRFLDLRRPEMAEKLRLRSRMTTSIRRFLDENGFLDVETPILTRATPEGARDYLVPSRTHAGSFFALPQSPQLFKQLLMVAGFDRYYQIAKCFRDEDLRADRQPEFTQIDIETSFLDEKEIMGLTEQMIRNLFKEVLDLEFGEFPHMTFEEAMRRYGSDKPDLRNPLELVDVADQLKAVDFKVFSGPANDPKCRIAALRVPGGASMPRKQIDDYTKFVGIYGAKGLAYIKVNERANGVDGLQSPIVKNIPLDNLNAILDRVGAVDGDIVFFGADKAKIVSEALGALRIKLGHDLDLLTCKWAPMWVVDFPMFEENDDGSFSALHHPFTAPKCSPQELEANPAGALSRAYDMVLNGTELGGGSIRIHRKEMQQAVFRLLGINEAEQEEKFGFLLDALKYGAPPHGGLAFGLDRLVMLMTGAQSIREVIAFPKTQSAADVMTQAPGVVDAKALRELHIRLREAPKAE; the protein is encoded by the coding sequence ATGATGCGCAGCCACTATTGCGGCCAACTGAACGAGACCCTGGAAGGTCAGGAAATCACCCTTTGCGGATGGGTTCACCGTCGCCGCGACCACGGCGGGGTGATTTTCCTCGATATCCGTGATCGTGATGGTCTGGCCCAGGTGGTGTTCGATCCGGACCGCGCCGAGAGCTTCGCCGCCGCCGACCGTGTGCGCAGCGAGTACGTTGTCAAGATCACCGGCAAGGTTCGCCTGCGTCCGGCCGGTGCCGTGAACGCGAACATGGCCTCCGGCGCCATCGAAGTGCTGGGCTACGAGCTGGAAGTGCTGAACGAGTCGGAAACCCCGCCGTTCCCACTCAACGAGTATTCCGACGTGGGCGAAGAAACTCGCCTGCGCTACCGCTTCCTGGACCTGCGTCGTCCGGAAATGGCCGAGAAGCTGCGTCTGCGTTCGCGCATGACCACCAGCATCCGCCGCTTCCTCGACGAGAACGGCTTCCTCGACGTCGAAACGCCGATCCTGACCCGGGCCACCCCGGAAGGCGCGCGTGACTATCTGGTGCCAAGCCGTACCCACGCCGGCTCCTTCTTCGCCTTGCCGCAATCGCCGCAGCTGTTCAAACAACTGCTGATGGTGGCCGGCTTCGACCGTTACTACCAGATCGCCAAGTGCTTCCGCGACGAAGACCTGCGTGCCGACCGCCAGCCTGAATTCACCCAGATCGACATCGAGACCAGCTTCCTCGATGAAAAAGAGATCATGGGCCTGACCGAACAAATGATCCGCAACCTGTTCAAGGAAGTGCTGGACCTGGAGTTCGGCGAGTTCCCGCACATGACCTTCGAAGAAGCCATGCGCCGCTACGGTTCCGACAAGCCAGACCTGCGTAACCCGCTGGAACTGGTGGACGTGGCCGACCAGCTCAAAGCAGTCGACTTCAAGGTGTTCAGCGGCCCGGCCAACGACCCTAAATGCCGTATCGCCGCCCTGCGTGTACCAGGCGGCGCGAGCATGCCGCGCAAACAGATCGACGACTACACCAAGTTCGTCGGCATCTACGGTGCCAAAGGCCTGGCGTACATCAAGGTCAACGAGCGTGCTAACGGTGTTGATGGTCTGCAATCGCCGATCGTGAAAAACATCCCGCTGGACAACCTGAACGCGATCCTCGATCGCGTTGGCGCGGTTGACGGCGACATCGTGTTCTTCGGTGCCGACAAAGCCAAGATCGTCAGCGAAGCCCTGGGCGCGCTGCGGATCAAGCTGGGCCACGACCTGGACCTGCTGACCTGCAAGTGGGCACCGATGTGGGTGGTCGACTTCCCGATGTTCGAAGAGAACGACGACGGCAGCTTCAGCGCCTTGCACCACCCGTTCACTGCGCCGAAGTGCTCGCCGCAAGAGCTGGAAGCCAACCCCGCTGGAGCTCTGTCCCGCGCCTACGACATGGTGTTGAACGGCACTGAGTTGGGTGGCGGTTCGATCCGTATCCACCGCAAAGAGATGCAACAAGCGGTCTTCCGCCTGTTGGGCATCAACGAAGCGGAACAGGAAGAGAAATTCGGCTTCCTGCTCGACGCCCTGAAATACGGCGCGCCGCCGCACGGTGGCCTGGCGTTCGGTCTGGACCGTCTGGTGATGCTGATGACCGGCGCCCAGTCGATCCGTGAAGTGATCGCCTTCCCGAAAACCCAGAGTGCTGCGGACGTCATGACCCAGGCTCCGGGCGTGGTGGATGCCAAGGCCCTGCGCGAACTGCATATCCGTCTGCGTGAGGCGCCGAAGGCTGAGTAA
- a CDS encoding FmdB family zinc ribbon protein, whose translation MPMYDYQCASCGHQLEAIQKISAAPLVDCPACQAPELKKMLSMPGFRLSGGGWYETDFKTGAKKNLAGGDKAD comes from the coding sequence ATGCCCATGTACGACTATCAATGTGCTTCCTGTGGTCATCAGTTGGAAGCCATTCAGAAGATCAGCGCAGCGCCGCTGGTCGATTGCCCTGCCTGCCAGGCTCCTGAGCTGAAGAAGATGTTGTCCATGCCGGGCTTCCGCCTGAGCGGCGGCGGCTGGTACGAGACCGACTTCAAGACCGGCGCCAAGAAGAACCTGGCGGGCGGCGACAAAGCAGACTGA
- a CDS encoding ribbon-helix-helix domain-containing protein yields the protein MSRGVGNGVMEAGGFHKIKVDPFAKGFDMGLAKPLSRSVRLNGFSTCLRLEQIYWNILTEIAGINACSVSALLSYVDREVHLRYGGVKNFSGLVRVVCVVHVLKGRVSALDLD from the coding sequence ATGTCACGTGGTGTGGGTAATGGAGTGATGGAAGCCGGTGGTTTTCATAAGATAAAGGTCGACCCCTTTGCAAAAGGGTTCGACATGGGGCTGGCCAAGCCATTGTCCCGGTCAGTCAGGCTCAACGGGTTTTCGACCTGCCTGCGGCTCGAACAGATCTACTGGAATATCCTCACGGAGATAGCCGGGATCAATGCCTGCTCGGTCAGTGCGTTGCTGTCTTACGTCGACCGGGAAGTGCATTTGAGGTACGGAGGGGTGAAGAACTTCAGCGGGCTGGTCAGGGTGGTGTGCGTGGTTCACGTATTAAAAGGGCGTGTCAGCGCCCTTGACCTCGATTAA
- a CDS encoding Dps family protein — MAIDIGISEEDRKSIVDGLSRLLSDTYVLYLKTHNFHWNVTGPMFRTLHLMFEEQYNELALAVDSIAERIRALGFPAPGAYSIYARLSSIKEEEGVPSAEEMIKQLVAGQEAVTRTARGIFPLLDKVSDEPTADLLTQRMQVHEKTAWMLRSLLENQ, encoded by the coding sequence ATGGCAATCGATATTGGTATCAGTGAAGAAGATCGTAAATCCATCGTCGATGGGCTTTCACGACTGCTGTCCGATACCTATGTACTGTATTTGAAAACCCACAACTTCCATTGGAACGTCACGGGCCCCATGTTTCGTACGCTGCACTTGATGTTTGAAGAGCAGTACAACGAACTCGCACTGGCCGTGGACTCCATTGCCGAGCGTATCCGCGCCTTGGGCTTCCCGGCACCGGGGGCTTATTCGATCTACGCCCGCCTGTCTTCCATCAAGGAAGAGGAGGGTGTGCCTAGCGCCGAAGAAATGATCAAGCAGTTGGTGGCCGGCCAGGAAGCAGTGACACGTACCGCACGCGGGATCTTCCCATTACTCGACAAGGTCAGCGATGAGCCCACGGCGGACTTGTTGACCCAGCGCATGCAAGTACACGAGAAAACCGCGTGGATGCTGCGTTCCCTGCTCGAAAATCAATAA
- a CDS encoding cold-shock protein, with the protein MLKIVHLLTGVAALLLSFIPSLQQGSPPYLEQHDALYLALFGLLNLTLVPVIPYWNKGTRHQLQNLVSALLVLTVVVQTLTLLAPMPEVGGHPAILLSLVIAVVAIVLHLAISFYRSSPAAASQNYDMTNRDTGTVKWFNTSKGFGFISRDSGDDIFVHFRAIRGEGHRVLVEGQRVEFSVMNRDKGLQAEDVIAALPRR; encoded by the coding sequence ATGTTGAAAATCGTCCACCTGCTAACGGGCGTTGCAGCGTTGCTGCTGTCCTTTATACCGAGCTTGCAACAGGGAAGCCCTCCCTACCTGGAACAACACGACGCTCTGTACCTGGCCTTGTTCGGCCTTCTTAACCTGACGCTGGTACCGGTAATCCCTTACTGGAACAAAGGCACGCGTCATCAACTGCAAAACCTGGTCAGCGCGTTGCTGGTACTGACCGTTGTCGTTCAAACCCTCACCCTCCTGGCACCGATGCCTGAAGTGGGCGGCCACCCGGCCATCCTGCTCAGCCTGGTGATTGCTGTGGTCGCCATCGTTCTTCACCTGGCCATCAGCTTCTACCGTTCGTCCCCTGCCGCTGCGTCGCAAAACTACGACATGACCAACCGGGATACCGGGACCGTCAAGTGGTTCAACACCTCCAAAGGCTTCGGCTTTATTTCCCGCGATTCGGGCGACGATATCTTCGTCCACTTCCGGGCCATCCGTGGCGAAGGCCACCGCGTCCTGGTCGAAGGCCAGCGCGTGGAGTTCTCCGTCATGAACCGCGACAAGGGCCTGCAGGCCGAAGACGTGATTGCGGCATTACCGCGTCGCTGA
- a CDS encoding SlyX family protein — protein sequence MDLQERVTDLESRLAFQDDTIDTLNGILVAQQRAVERLQLQMMALLKRQEEMGGQFESSEEEAPPPHY from the coding sequence ATGGACCTGCAAGAACGCGTCACCGACCTGGAAAGCCGCCTGGCCTTTCAGGACGACACCATCGATACCCTCAATGGCATCCTCGTCGCTCAGCAACGTGCGGTTGAGCGCCTGCAACTGCAGATGATGGCGCTGCTCAAGCGCCAGGAAGAAATGGGTGGCCAGTTCGAGTCATCCGAAGAAGAGGCGCCGCCGCCTCACTATTAA
- a CDS encoding HIT domain-containing protein encodes MFALDQRLQQDTLAIGDFPLCRLLLSKDSNYPWFILVPRIEGISEVFQLDVADQQTLWQETTALAQLLNEGFVADKMNIGALGNVVSQLHVHVIVRKRDDAAWPAPVWGKHPTQPYTEEQVAAIRSRLRVLLPAGFIFTQD; translated from the coding sequence GTGTTCGCCTTAGATCAACGCCTGCAACAAGACACACTGGCCATTGGGGACTTTCCGCTCTGTCGCCTGCTGTTGTCCAAAGACTCGAATTACCCCTGGTTCATCCTGGTGCCGCGCATTGAGGGTATCAGTGAAGTGTTTCAGCTGGATGTCGCAGATCAACAAACACTGTGGCAAGAAACAACGGCCTTGGCGCAACTGCTCAATGAAGGCTTTGTGGCCGACAAGATGAACATTGGCGCCTTGGGCAACGTTGTCAGCCAACTGCATGTGCATGTGATTGTGCGCAAACGGGATGACGCCGCGTGGCCCGCACCGGTCTGGGGCAAGCACCCGACCCAGCCTTATACCGAGGAGCAAGTGGCGGCGATTCGCAGCCGACTGCGCGTGTTATTGCCCGCCGGCTTCATCTTTACCCAGGACTGA
- a CDS encoding OprD family porin — MRVMKWSMIALAVSAGTSQYAMASAQDDAKGFVEDSTFSINTRLLYFSRDKRNNDSGQSRTEETGLGFNGLYQSGFTQGTIGVGVDAIGLLGVKLDSGKGRAGTGLFPTGSDGRSEDDYSKGGAAVKFRISNTVLKVGDQYTTAPVFASDDSRLLPELPQGFSLTSNEIKDLKLEAGHFTSIVAQDHTYKDSISSSEPNTGRGLRDANFVGGVYAWTPEFTTSLYYSKVEDYWKKLYANVNWTHALTDNQSVAVDFNIYDTKSDGAGLQRAEKDNTTKLNNRAFSLQGAYTLDAHTFTLAYQKVSGDGDYGYGVDGGGSIFLANSVARSDFNAEGEKSWQARYDLNMAKFGVPGLSFMTRYVTGSGADNGTTTNAKEWERDIEAKYVIQSGPAKDLSLRVRQATYRSSDGVYYGSASIDELRLIAQYPLNIL, encoded by the coding sequence ATGCGCGTGATGAAGTGGAGCATGATCGCCCTGGCTGTTTCAGCAGGCACCTCGCAATACGCAATGGCGTCCGCACAAGACGACGCCAAGGGTTTTGTTGAAGACAGCACTTTCAGCATCAACACCCGGTTGCTGTATTTCAGCCGTGACAAGCGCAACAACGACTCCGGCCAAAGCCGCACCGAAGAAACCGGTCTTGGTTTCAACGGCCTGTACCAATCCGGCTTTACCCAAGGCACCATTGGTGTCGGTGTTGATGCCATTGGCCTTTTGGGCGTCAAGCTCGACAGCGGCAAGGGTCGCGCCGGTACCGGCCTGTTCCCTACCGGTTCTGACGGTCGCTCCGAAGACGATTACTCCAAAGGCGGCGCTGCGGTTAAGTTCCGTATTTCCAACACCGTGCTGAAAGTGGGTGATCAATACACCACCGCACCGGTGTTCGCCTCCGATGACAGCCGTCTGCTTCCAGAGCTGCCGCAAGGCTTCTCTCTGACCAGCAACGAAATCAAAGACCTGAAACTTGAAGCCGGTCACTTCACCTCGATCGTTGCCCAGGACCACACCTACAAAGACAGTATCAGCAGCTCCGAACCCAACACCGGTCGCGGCCTGAGAGATGCTAACTTCGTGGGTGGCGTTTACGCCTGGACGCCTGAGTTCACCACCAGCCTCTACTACTCGAAAGTCGAAGACTATTGGAAGAAACTCTACGCCAACGTGAACTGGACCCACGCGCTTACCGACAACCAGTCGGTGGCCGTTGACTTCAACATCTACGACACCAAAAGCGATGGCGCCGGCCTGCAACGCGCTGAAAAAGACAACACCACCAAGCTCAACAACCGTGCATTCAGCTTGCAAGGCGCGTACACCCTCGACGCTCACACCTTTACCCTGGCCTATCAGAAGGTTAGCGGTGATGGCGACTACGGCTACGGCGTAGACGGCGGCGGCTCGATCTTCCTGGCTAACTCCGTTGCGCGTTCCGACTTCAACGCCGAGGGTGAAAAATCCTGGCAAGCTCGCTACGACCTGAACATGGCCAAATTCGGCGTTCCAGGCCTGAGCTTCATGACCCGCTATGTCACTGGCAGCGGCGCCGACAACGGCACCACCACCAATGCCAAAGAATGGGAACGTGATATCGAAGCCAAATACGTGATCCAGAGCGGCCCAGCGAAAGACCTGAGCCTGCGCGTACGTCAAGCGACCTATCGTTCGTCTGACGGCGTGTACTACGGTTCGGCGTCTATCGACGAGCTGCGTCTGATCGCGCAATACCCGCTGAACATCTTGTAA
- a CDS encoding mechanosensitive ion channel family protein translates to MDLNAEVDRLIKTSQSWIPMIMEYGSRVLLAVITLAIGWWLINRLTHRVGRLLALRNADLALQHFITSLANIALKVMLIVSVASMIGVATTSFVAAIGAATLAIGLALQGSLANFAGGVLILLFRPFRIGDWIEAQGTSGTVDSIQIFHTVLRTGDNKTVIVPNGILSNGIITNTNRQPTRKVVFDVGVDYEADLQKAREVLLELAKDPRVMADPAAVVVVSTLGDSSITVSLRCWTKTADYWDVVFMLNELSRDRLKGAGIDIPFPQRVIRVMQEPVAK, encoded by the coding sequence ATGGATTTGAATGCTGAAGTGGATCGCCTGATCAAGACCTCGCAGTCTTGGATCCCGATGATTATGGAATATGGCAGCCGGGTGTTGCTGGCGGTAATCACCCTGGCCATCGGCTGGTGGCTCATCAACCGACTGACGCACCGGGTGGGACGCTTGCTGGCGCTGCGTAACGCGGACTTGGCACTGCAGCATTTTATTACCAGCCTTGCGAATATCGCGCTGAAAGTCATGCTGATCGTCAGCGTGGCATCGATGATTGGCGTGGCAACAACCTCGTTCGTCGCCGCGATCGGTGCGGCTACCCTGGCGATCGGCCTGGCGCTGCAAGGCAGCCTGGCCAACTTCGCCGGTGGTGTGCTGATTCTGCTGTTCCGCCCGTTCCGCATCGGTGACTGGATTGAAGCCCAAGGCACTTCCGGCACTGTCGACAGCATCCAGATCTTCCATACCGTGCTGCGTACCGGTGACAACAAAACCGTGATCGTGCCGAACGGTATTCTCTCCAACGGCATCATCACCAACACCAACCGTCAGCCTACCCGCAAGGTGGTGTTCGACGTGGGTGTCGACTATGAAGCCGACCTGCAGAAAGCCCGTGAAGTGCTGCTGGAACTGGCGAAAGACCCGCGCGTAATGGCTGACCCGGCGGCAGTGGTCGTGGTGTCGACCCTGGGCGATAGCTCGATCACGGTGTCGTTGCGTTGCTGGACCAAGACTGCAGATTATTGGGACGTTGTGTTCATGCTGAATGAACTGTCGCGTGACCGCCTGAAAGGCGCGGGGATTGATATTCCGTTCCCGCAGCGAGTGATTCGCGTGATGCAGGAACCGGTTGCAAAATAA
- a CDS encoding YajQ family cyclic di-GMP-binding protein, translating into MPSFDVVSELDKHEVTNAVENAVKELDRRYDLKGKGSFEFKEKELTVNLTAEADFQLEAMIEILKLSLVKRKIDAQCLEIKEAYASGKLMKQEAVLKEGIDKELAKKIVAHVKDAKLKVQAAIQGEQVRITGKKRDDLQEAIAALRAKTFDMPLQFNNFRD; encoded by the coding sequence ATGCCTTCGTTCGACGTGGTATCCGAACTGGACAAACACGAAGTCACCAACGCCGTCGAGAACGCCGTCAAGGAACTGGACCGTCGCTATGACTTGAAAGGCAAGGGCAGCTTCGAATTCAAGGAAAAGGAACTGACCGTCAACCTGACCGCTGAAGCCGATTTCCAGCTGGAAGCGATGATCGAGATCCTTAAGTTGTCCCTGGTCAAGCGCAAGATCGACGCGCAGTGCCTTGAAATCAAAGAAGCCTATGCTTCCGGCAAGCTGATGAAGCAGGAAGCGGTTCTCAAGGAAGGCATCGACAAAGAGCTGGCGAAGAAGATCGTTGCTCATGTGAAGGATGCCAAGCTGAAAGTCCAGGCCGCCATCCAGGGTGAGCAGGTTCGCATCACTGGCAAGAAACGGGATGATTTGCAGGAAGCAATCGCTGCCCTGCGCGCGAAGACCTTCGACATGCCGCTGCAGTTCAATAACTTCCGCGACTGA
- a CDS encoding putative 2-dehydropantoate 2-reductase, translating to MSTTWHILGAGSLGTLWATRLARAGVPVRLILRDQTRLASYQSAKGLTLVEQGVESTYPVIGETPDSPEPIHRLLVACKAYDAQSAIAQLQHRLVPNAELILLQNGLGSQDAVAAQLPQARCLFASSTEGAFRDGDWRVVFAGHGYTWLGDVGHPTAPLWLEDLHTAGIPHEWSTDILTRLWRKLALNCAINPLTVLYQCRNGGLQAHQCEVATLCAELAELLECCGQPAAAEHLQSEVERVIQATAANYSSMYQDVANARRTEISYLLGYACLAAARHQLVLPHLQQVQARLVDYLHARGLASD from the coding sequence ATGTCGACCACCTGGCATATTCTCGGCGCCGGCAGCCTGGGCACACTGTGGGCCACACGACTGGCGCGCGCGGGCGTGCCCGTCAGGCTGATCTTGCGCGATCAAACCCGCCTGGCCAGCTATCAGAGCGCAAAAGGCCTGACCCTGGTGGAGCAAGGAGTAGAAAGCACCTACCCAGTGATCGGCGAAACACCTGACAGCCCCGAGCCGATTCATCGGCTGCTGGTGGCGTGCAAAGCCTACGATGCCCAGAGCGCCATCGCACAGTTGCAACACCGATTGGTGCCGAACGCCGAACTGATCCTGCTGCAAAACGGCCTCGGCAGCCAGGACGCGGTAGCCGCGCAACTGCCCCAGGCTCGCTGCCTCTTTGCCTCCAGTACCGAAGGCGCATTCCGCGACGGCGACTGGCGCGTAGTGTTTGCGGGCCATGGCTACACCTGGCTGGGGGACGTGGGCCACCCTACTGCGCCGCTATGGCTGGAAGACCTGCACACCGCCGGCATCCCCCACGAATGGAGCACCGATATCCTCACCCGTCTGTGGCGCAAGCTGGCCCTTAATTGCGCGATCAACCCGTTAACCGTGCTTTACCAGTGCCGCAACGGCGGCTTGCAAGCCCATCAGTGTGAAGTCGCGACCCTGTGCGCCGAGTTGGCCGAGTTGCTTGAATGCTGCGGTCAACCGGCTGCCGCCGAACATTTGCAAAGCGAAGTGGAAAGGGTGATCCAGGCCACTGCCGCCAATTACTCCTCCATGTATCAGGACGTGGCCAACGCCCGGCGCACCGAAATCAGCTACCTGCTGGGCTATGCCTGCCTGGCGGCTGCCCGCCATCAATTGGTGCTGCCGCATCTGCAACAGGTGCAGGCGCGCCTGGTCGACTACTTGCACGCACGCGGATTGGCCAGCGACTGA
- a CDS encoding sensor histidine kinase: MPLRQRLENLPVGQKLLAALLVLLTTVLLVANLTFISAAYWISQESMAPQALQAIGRLVSSPSLAAEALESPAKADALLNELTSYSPLRAAALYDGEGTRLAQMQHGNRLHLPDNYRHIEAWRLTEFRSNQVITLPRAGQPSGHLLLVASSELPMAFYTGTLTASLGILIFSVLLWLVIARQIKRLITRPIHELEELSRQVTREENYALRAGRGNHDEIGSLAEAFNTMLSRIEAREQQLKRARDDSQAAYDQAQGLAEETRHTNRKLELEVQVRSKIEKKLTGFQNYLNSIIDSMPSALIALDEQLYVTQWNQEATALSGTRLDEALNQPIFLAFQPLKPYLPQIKATVEQHTVERIERVTWVKDDEPKHYALTFYPLMGGAGRGVVIRIDDITQRLSLEEMMVQSEKMLSVGGLAAGMAHEINNPLGAILHNVQNIRRRLSPDLPKNLEYAEQAGLELDTVNHYLQSREVPQLLDGIQQAGARAAKIVTHMLSFSRRSNRQMAPCDLPALIDQAVEIAGNDFDLTIGFDFKGQAIIRQFDPQLGPVPGTANELEQVLLNLLKNAAQAIHLREDDREPGRIILRTRLNPPWAEIQVEDNGIGMSENVRKRTFEPFFTTKEIGQGTGLGLSVSYFIITNNHKGQMEVHSTLGQGTCFTLRLPLAGSQMPPNELTQLEQ; the protein is encoded by the coding sequence ATGCCACTGCGCCAGCGTCTTGAAAATCTACCGGTAGGGCAGAAACTGCTGGCCGCCCTGCTGGTGCTGTTGACCACTGTATTGCTGGTGGCCAACCTGACGTTTATCAGTGCCGCCTATTGGATCTCCCAGGAAAGCATGGCGCCCCAGGCACTGCAGGCCATCGGTCGGCTGGTTTCGAGCCCGTCACTTGCCGCCGAAGCCCTCGAGTCCCCAGCCAAGGCCGACGCCCTGCTCAATGAGCTGACCAGCTATTCGCCGTTGCGCGCGGCGGCGTTGTACGACGGCGAGGGCACCCGCCTGGCGCAGATGCAGCATGGCAATCGCCTGCATCTGCCGGACAACTACCGGCATATCGAGGCGTGGCGCCTGACCGAGTTTCGCAGCAACCAGGTCATCACCCTGCCCCGTGCCGGCCAGCCTTCCGGGCATTTACTGTTGGTGGCCAGCAGTGAGCTACCGATGGCCTTCTATACCGGCACGTTGACCGCCAGCCTGGGCATCCTGATTTTCAGTGTGTTGCTCTGGCTGGTCATCGCCCGGCAGATCAAACGCCTGATCACTCGCCCGATCCACGAACTGGAAGAACTGTCGCGCCAGGTGACTCGCGAGGAGAACTACGCCCTGCGCGCCGGACGTGGCAACCATGATGAAATCGGCAGCCTGGCCGAAGCGTTCAACACCATGTTGTCGCGTATCGAAGCCCGCGAGCAGCAGCTCAAACGTGCGCGCGACGACTCACAGGCTGCGTACGACCAGGCCCAAGGCCTGGCCGAGGAGACACGCCATACCAACCGCAAGCTGGAACTCGAAGTCCAGGTTCGCAGCAAGATCGAGAAAAAACTCACCGGTTTCCAGAACTACCTGAACAGCATCATCGACTCGATGCCATCGGCGTTGATCGCGCTGGACGAACAGCTTTATGTCACCCAGTGGAACCAGGAAGCGACTGCCCTTTCCGGCACGCGCCTGGATGAAGCGTTGAATCAGCCGATCTTCCTTGCGTTCCAGCCGCTCAAGCCCTACCTGCCGCAAATCAAGGCGACGGTTGAGCAGCACACGGTGGAGCGCATTGAGCGGGTCACGTGGGTCAAGGATGACGAGCCCAAGCATTACGCCCTGACCTTCTATCCATTGATGGGCGGCGCCGGGCGCGGCGTGGTCATTCGTATCGACGACATCACCCAGCGCTTGTCCCTGGAAGAAATGATGGTGCAGTCGGAAAAAATGCTCTCCGTCGGCGGCCTTGCCGCGGGCATGGCCCATGAGATCAACAACCCGCTGGGGGCTATCCTGCATAACGTGCAGAATATCCGCCGCCGCCTATCCCCCGACCTGCCCAAGAACCTGGAGTATGCCGAACAGGCGGGCCTCGAGCTGGACACGGTCAACCACTACCTGCAAAGCCGCGAAGTACCGCAACTGCTCGATGGCATTCAGCAAGCTGGCGCCCGAGCGGCGAAAATCGTTACCCACATGCTCAGTTTCAGTCGCCGCAGTAATCGCCAGATGGCGCCTTGCGATTTGCCGGCACTGATCGATCAGGCCGTGGAAATTGCCGGTAATGACTTCGACCTGACGATCGGCTTCGACTTCAAAGGCCAGGCGATCATTCGCCAGTTTGACCCGCAACTGGGCCCGGTTCCCGGCACGGCCAACGAACTGGAACAGGTGCTGCTCAACTTGCTGAAAAACGCCGCCCAGGCCATTCACCTGCGCGAAGACGACCGCGAGCCGGGACGAATCATCCTGCGCACCCGCCTCAATCCGCCGTGGGCGGAGATCCAGGTGGAAGACAACGGCATCGGCATGAGTGAAAACGTGCGCAAACGCACCTTCGAGCCGTTTTTCACCACCAAGGAAATTGGCCAAGGCACCGGGCTTGGGCTGTCGGTGTCGTACTTCATCATCACCAACAACCATAAGGGCCAGATGGAGGTGCACTCCACCCTCGGCCAGGGCACCTGCTTCACGCTGCGCCTGCCTTTGGCCGGCAGCCAAATGCCACCCAATGAACTGACTCAACTGGAGCAATGA
- a CDS encoding cob(I)yrinic acid a,c-diamide adenosyltransferase: MGFRLSKIYTRTGDKGETGLGDGRRVPKDHPRVEAIGEVDTLNSQLGLLLANLEEQSGKHPALTDVIEVLTPCQHRLFDLGGELAMPVYKALNAAEIDRLEAAIDRWNEEVGPLENFILPGGSALIAQAHVCRSVARSAERRCQHLNAVEPLEGLGLAYINRLSDLLFVAARVIAKRQGVAEVLWQAAAKPH; encoded by the coding sequence ATGGGCTTTCGCCTGTCGAAGATCTACACCCGCACCGGCGACAAGGGCGAGACGGGCCTCGGCGACGGCCGCCGCGTCCCCAAGGACCACCCTCGGGTGGAAGCGATTGGCGAGGTCGACACGCTGAACAGTCAGTTGGGTTTGCTGCTGGCCAATCTTGAAGAACAGAGCGGCAAACATCCGGCACTGACGGATGTGATTGAGGTGCTCACCCCTTGCCAACATCGTTTGTTCGACCTCGGCGGTGAACTGGCAATGCCGGTGTACAAGGCGTTGAATGCGGCCGAAATCGATCGGCTGGAAGCCGCGATTGATCGCTGGAACGAGGAAGTCGGGCCTTTGGAGAACTTCATCCTGCCCGGTGGTTCAGCGCTGATTGCCCAGGCCCATGTGTGCCGCAGCGTAGCGCGCAGTGCGGAACGGCGGTGTCAGCATTTGAATGCGGTTGAGCCGTTGGAAGGCTTGGGGTTGGCGTATATCAATCGGCTGTCGGATTTGTTGTTTGTGGCCGCCAGGGTGATTGCCAAGCGCCAGGGTGTTGCGGAGGTGTTGTGGCAGGCGGCGGCGAAGCCCCACTGA